The Benincasa hispida cultivar B227 chromosome 9, ASM972705v1, whole genome shotgun sequence genome has a segment encoding these proteins:
- the LOC120084968 gene encoding uncharacterized protein LOC120084968, which translates to MCNTFSIPGVTLEGIRLYLFPYTLQDEEKRWDHSLEPNEINYWDQLVERFMKKFFASAVNARRQRDVLNFEQMENEILSTAWVRFRRFVKNYPYIRITDCVLMETFYNGLDRSTQVVANASAAGGFMDKTYTEAKVILDRISRNTDDWEDDGYRGRGPERRKAESAIVPANTMTTLAAQMAAVTSLLHMMAINQGSLSQGAAQANALAQVATISYAQCGGGHSAEMCPSNPQIVYFIQNNPYSNKYNPS; encoded by the coding sequence ATGTGTAATACATTCTCCATTCCTGGTGTGACTCTGGAAGGAATTAGACTGTATCTCTTCCCGTATACACTACAAGATGAGGAAAAGAGGTGGGATCATTCattagagccaaatgaaattaattattgggACCAGTTGGTcgagcgattcatgaagaaattcttcgcGTCCGCAGTCAACGCAAGAAGACAGAGAGAcgtgttgaattttgaacagaTGGAAAACGAGATTTTGAGCACCGCatgggtgcgattcagaagatTTGTGAAGAATTATCCGTACATCAGGATTACTGATTGCGttctgatggaaaccttttacaatggcctggATAGATCGACGCAAGTTGTTGCTAATGCCTCCGCGGCAGGTGGATTCATGGACAAAACGTACACTGAAGCCAAGGTCATCTTGGATCGAATTTCGCGAAACACAGATGATTGGGAAGACGATGGGTATAGGGGAAGAGGCCCCGAGAGGAGAAAAGCAGAAAGCGCCATTGTACCTGCGAATACAATGACCACATTGGCCGCACAAATGGCCGCAGTTACCTCTCTCCTCCACATGATGGCGATCAATCAGGGAAGCCTCTCCCAGGGTGCAGCGCAAGCCAATGCGCTAGCACAAGTTGCAACAATAAGCTATGCACAATGCGGAGGGGGTCATTCagcagaaatgtgcccatcaaacCCACAGATAGTGTACTTCATTCAAAATAACCCGTACAGCAACAAGTACAACCCGAGTTAG
- the LOC120084967 gene encoding uncharacterized protein LOC120084967 has product METFYGGLNRASQMAAGRLMDKSYTEAKEILDHIAKHNMEWMDDTYDGRADRKKRSQNVNSIDSNAIATLSTQVAMMTSLLQNITLGNGSNQQKVNQVEAFGQPMVSCVGCGDPHFYAECSQNPQRKSSEAPPRGEPSAKEWTAACISTNASTRSTPFNRGGQTSSSRSTLENLLKEYIAQNDALLKIQASSIRNLEIQVGQIANELKSRQPRVLPSNIETPRNNNGKEQCHMVTLRSGKALEKRRMNSRNSSPLKERITRSMDQEKRMPETTSHSEPSTFNVRKPEVTLNAPFPRHLMKKNDEQQFKRFFKLLKQLHINIPLIEALEQMPTYVKFFKDILTKKKRVSEKEVIALTQKCNALVSNSVPNK; this is encoded by the exons ATGGAGACGTTTTATGGAGGATTGAATAGAGCATCGCAGATGGCAGCTGGTAGACTTATGGACAAATCTTACACTGAGGCTAAAGAGATACTAGATCACATTGCTAAACACAATATGGAATGGATGGATGATACGTATGATGGAAGAGCTGACAGGAAGAAAAGATCTCAGAACGTTAATTCTATCGATTCCAACGCAATAGCCACACTTTCTACTCAAGTGGCTATGATGACCAGCCTTCTACAGAACATAACGTTGGGAAACGGATCAAATCAACAGAAGGTGAATCAGGTAGAGGCGTTTGGGCAGCCCATGGTTAGCTGTGTGGGCTGTGGAGATCCTCACTTCTATGCTGAATGTTCACAAAACCCTCA GAGGAAATCATCAGAAGCACCACCCAGGGGCGAACCATCAGCAAAGGAATGGACCGCCGCCTGCATTTCAACAAACGCATCAACAAGATCAACGCCCTTTAATAGAGGAGGACAGACGTCGAGCTCAAGATCTACGCTTGAGAACCTATTGAAGGAGTACATAGCCCAAAATGACGCGTTGCTGAAAATTCAGGCGTCATCTATCAGAAACCTAGAAATCCAGGTAGGGCAGATAGCGAACGAGTTGAAAAGCAGGCAACCTAGAGTTTTACCTAGCAATATTGAAACACCTAGGAACAAtaatggaaaggagcaatgtcacatggtgacattgcgaagtggaaaaGCTCTTGAAAAAAGAAGAATGAATTCAAGAAATAGCAGTCCTTTGAAAGAACGCATCACACGTTCAATGGATCAGGAAAAAAGAATGCCCGAGACTACAAGCCATTCAGAACCCAGTACGTTTAACGTAAGAAAGCCTGAAGTGACTTTGAATGCACCATTTCCTAGGCatctgatgaagaagaatgatgaacaacaattCAAGCGCTTTTTTAAGCTTCTAAAGCAGttgcatatcaacattccaCTAATAGAGGCTTTGGAGCAGATGCCAAcatatgtcaaattttttaaggacattttgACGAAGAAGAAAAGAGTCAGTGAGAAGGAAGTAATAGCGCTAACGCAGAAGTGTAACGCGTTAGTAAGCAACAGTGTACCAAATAAGTAG